One Cucumis sativus cultivar 9930 chromosome 1, Cucumber_9930_V3, whole genome shotgun sequence DNA segment encodes these proteins:
- the LOC101211973 gene encoding transcription factor BIM1 isoform X1, translating into MELPQPRPFGAEGSKSTHDFLSLYTHSSPQLDPRSTPQGSYLKTHDFLQPQERIRKASTKEETDVERPPPPAPPPSVEHILPGGIGTYSISHVSYFDQRVVLPKPEGSVFTGVRSSSSAERNDENSNCSSFAAAGSGFTLWEESSVKKGKTGKENNVGDRPHEPRASTSQWTASMERPSQSSSNNHHNTFSCLSSSQPTGTKNPTFMEMLKSAKSTSQDEELDDDGDFVIKKETSTANKGGLRIKVDGNSSDQKANTPRSKHSATEQRRRSKINDRFQMLRGLIPHSDQKRDKASFLLEVVEYIQFLQEKVQKYEGSYQEWNHEMAKLVPLRNNQRSADVYNDQSRGINSGSVPALVLAAKFIEKNSPLSPIVPGSAHNAVDSDTSSASTLKAVDHHSGRTSNAVQFPMSIPPKLSASTRDGNVVPQPPKPLSSGMDHSSLRPEIRSCEARCFNSDVAVASEMQKEQDLTIEGGTINISSVYSQGLLNTLTHALQSSGVDLSQARISVQIELGKRASRRAISPASIVKDANDMGMMHARVSGTEDSERATKKLKTTMKN; encoded by the exons ATGGAGCTTCCTCAACCTCGTCCGTTTGGAGCCGAAG GAAGCAAATCAACACACGACTTCCTCTCACTGTATACACATTCAAGTCCACAGCTAGATCCAAGATCAACACCACAAG GTAGTTATCTTAAAACACACGATTTCCTACAACCACAAGAGCGCATAAGGAAGGCCAGTACAAAGGAAGAGACGGATGTGGAGAGGCCACCGCCACCTGCACCACCACCCTCCGTCGAGCATATTCTCCCGGGAGGAATCGGGACTTATAGTATAAGTCACGTTTCGTATTTTGACCAGAGGGTGGTTCTGCCGAAGCCAGAAGGTTCGGTTTTCACTGGTGTTCGATCCAGTAGCAGTGCCGAGAGAAACGATGAGAACTCCAACTGCAGTTCTTTCGCAGCGGCCGGAAGTGGATTCACTCTTTGGGAAGAATCTTCagtgaaaaagggaaagaCAGGGAAGGAGAATAATGTGGGAGATAGACCCCATG AACCTCGAGCGAGCACCAGCCAATGGACGGCGTCCATGGAGCGGCCGTCGCAATCTTCTTCGAACAACCATCACAACACTTTCAGCTGTCTCTCATCCTCTCA GCCGACAGGAACCAAGAACCCGACTTTCATGGAGATGCTAAAGTCCGCCAAGAGTACCTCTCAGGATGAGGAACTTGATGATGATGGTGATTTTGTAATCAAGAAAGAAACCTCTACCGCCAATAAAG GTGGGTTGAGGATTAAAGTTGATGGAAATAGCTCTGATCAAAAGGCGAATACTCCTAGATCAAAGCACTCTGCAACAGAgcagagaagaagaagcaagaTAAACGACAG ATTTCAGATGCTTAGAGGCCTCATTCCTCATAGTGATCAAAAGAGGGACAAGGCATCTTTCTTGTTAGAG gtAGTGGAGTACATTCAATTCTTACAGGAAAAGGTCCAGAAGTATGAAGGTTCATACCAAGAATGGAATCATGAAATGGCAAAACTGGTGCCGTTG AGAAACAATCAACGGAGTGCAGATGTTTATAACGATCAATCACGGGGGATAAATAGTGGTTCTGTTCCTGCCCTAGTTTTAGCAGCAAAGTTCATCGAGAAAAATTCTCCGTTATCTCCAATTGTTCCTGGGAGTGCACATAATGCGGTAGATTCTGACACAAGCTCTGCTTCTACCTTGAAAGCAGTTGATCACCATTCTGGAAGAACAAGCAATGCAGTACAATTTCCCATGTCGATTCCTCCAAAACTTTCTGCATCTACAAGGGATGGAAATGTAGTTCCTCAACCCCCAAAGCCATTGTCATCTGGAATGGATCACTCCTCATTACGCCCCGAAATCCGATCATGCGAGGCCAGATGCTTCAATAGCGATGTCGCTGTCGCAAGTGAAATGCAGAAAGAACAAGATTTGACCATTGAAGGGGGTACCATTAACATCTCTAGCGTATATTCTCAAGG GTTATTAAATACTCTCACCCACGCATTACAGAGTTCCGGAGTGGATCTATCGCAAGCCAGAATCTCTGTCCAAATAGAACTTGGCAAGCGAGCAAGTAGACGAGCCATATCTCCAGCATCCATTGTTAAG GATGCAAACGATATGGGGATGATGCACGCTAGAGTTTCGGGCACAGAGGATTCTGAGAGAGCCACAAAGAAGCTGAAGACTACAATGAAAAACTAA
- the LOC101211973 gene encoding transcription factor BIM1 isoform X2 yields the protein MELPQPRPFGAEGSYLKTHDFLQPQERIRKASTKEETDVERPPPPAPPPSVEHILPGGIGTYSISHVSYFDQRVVLPKPEGSVFTGVRSSSSAERNDENSNCSSFAAAGSGFTLWEESSVKKGKTGKENNVGDRPHEPRASTSQWTASMERPSQSSSNNHHNTFSCLSSSQPTGTKNPTFMEMLKSAKSTSQDEELDDDGDFVIKKETSTANKGGLRIKVDGNSSDQKANTPRSKHSATEQRRRSKINDRFQMLRGLIPHSDQKRDKASFLLEVVEYIQFLQEKVQKYEGSYQEWNHEMAKLVPLRNNQRSADVYNDQSRGINSGSVPALVLAAKFIEKNSPLSPIVPGSAHNAVDSDTSSASTLKAVDHHSGRTSNAVQFPMSIPPKLSASTRDGNVVPQPPKPLSSGMDHSSLRPEIRSCEARCFNSDVAVASEMQKEQDLTIEGGTINISSVYSQGLLNTLTHALQSSGVDLSQARISVQIELGKRASRRAISPASIVKDANDMGMMHARVSGTEDSERATKKLKTTMKN from the exons ATGGAGCTTCCTCAACCTCGTCCGTTTGGAGCCGAAG GTAGTTATCTTAAAACACACGATTTCCTACAACCACAAGAGCGCATAAGGAAGGCCAGTACAAAGGAAGAGACGGATGTGGAGAGGCCACCGCCACCTGCACCACCACCCTCCGTCGAGCATATTCTCCCGGGAGGAATCGGGACTTATAGTATAAGTCACGTTTCGTATTTTGACCAGAGGGTGGTTCTGCCGAAGCCAGAAGGTTCGGTTTTCACTGGTGTTCGATCCAGTAGCAGTGCCGAGAGAAACGATGAGAACTCCAACTGCAGTTCTTTCGCAGCGGCCGGAAGTGGATTCACTCTTTGGGAAGAATCTTCagtgaaaaagggaaagaCAGGGAAGGAGAATAATGTGGGAGATAGACCCCATG AACCTCGAGCGAGCACCAGCCAATGGACGGCGTCCATGGAGCGGCCGTCGCAATCTTCTTCGAACAACCATCACAACACTTTCAGCTGTCTCTCATCCTCTCA GCCGACAGGAACCAAGAACCCGACTTTCATGGAGATGCTAAAGTCCGCCAAGAGTACCTCTCAGGATGAGGAACTTGATGATGATGGTGATTTTGTAATCAAGAAAGAAACCTCTACCGCCAATAAAG GTGGGTTGAGGATTAAAGTTGATGGAAATAGCTCTGATCAAAAGGCGAATACTCCTAGATCAAAGCACTCTGCAACAGAgcagagaagaagaagcaagaTAAACGACAG ATTTCAGATGCTTAGAGGCCTCATTCCTCATAGTGATCAAAAGAGGGACAAGGCATCTTTCTTGTTAGAG gtAGTGGAGTACATTCAATTCTTACAGGAAAAGGTCCAGAAGTATGAAGGTTCATACCAAGAATGGAATCATGAAATGGCAAAACTGGTGCCGTTG AGAAACAATCAACGGAGTGCAGATGTTTATAACGATCAATCACGGGGGATAAATAGTGGTTCTGTTCCTGCCCTAGTTTTAGCAGCAAAGTTCATCGAGAAAAATTCTCCGTTATCTCCAATTGTTCCTGGGAGTGCACATAATGCGGTAGATTCTGACACAAGCTCTGCTTCTACCTTGAAAGCAGTTGATCACCATTCTGGAAGAACAAGCAATGCAGTACAATTTCCCATGTCGATTCCTCCAAAACTTTCTGCATCTACAAGGGATGGAAATGTAGTTCCTCAACCCCCAAAGCCATTGTCATCTGGAATGGATCACTCCTCATTACGCCCCGAAATCCGATCATGCGAGGCCAGATGCTTCAATAGCGATGTCGCTGTCGCAAGTGAAATGCAGAAAGAACAAGATTTGACCATTGAAGGGGGTACCATTAACATCTCTAGCGTATATTCTCAAGG GTTATTAAATACTCTCACCCACGCATTACAGAGTTCCGGAGTGGATCTATCGCAAGCCAGAATCTCTGTCCAAATAGAACTTGGCAAGCGAGCAAGTAGACGAGCCATATCTCCAGCATCCATTGTTAAG GATGCAAACGATATGGGGATGATGCACGCTAGAGTTTCGGGCACAGAGGATTCTGAGAGAGCCACAAAGAAGCTGAAGACTACAATGAAAAACTAA